A single genomic interval of Peribacillus sp. FSL H8-0477 harbors:
- a CDS encoding serine/threonine protein kinase, protein MSKHDIHLKKGEILKNQYQIVKEIGAGGMSIVYLAVEIDKQTLVAIKVADMTRKISRRLFSEAKILSELDHPALPQIVDFFSSEDNRYFYLVQEYINGQPLQECFEQQESIMNQEEVIQIGITISEVLHYLHTRKPNPIIYRDLKPANIMITNEGAIKLIDFGIARKYVHNQLKDTVQIGTVGFAAPEQFEKRQSDARTDLFSLGALMYYLLTGGRYVYISQKPVGELRKGLTKSLKQCIKLLVKTNPDDRVQSADKTRELLIKAKEEIKRATTIFVGTEWMAVKYIVAISFFLGVVLYIISDQINR, encoded by the coding sequence ATGAGTAAACATGATATCCATCTAAAGAAGGGTGAAATACTAAAAAATCAATATCAGATTGTGAAGGAAATAGGAGCTGGGGGCATGTCTATTGTCTACCTAGCTGTTGAAATAGACAAGCAGACCTTAGTAGCAATAAAAGTGGCTGATATGACTAGAAAGATCTCGAGAAGGTTATTTTCAGAAGCAAAAATTTTAAGTGAATTAGATCATCCTGCCCTTCCTCAAATTGTGGACTTTTTCTCTTCTGAAGATAATCGTTATTTCTATCTCGTTCAGGAATATATTAATGGGCAACCGCTTCAGGAATGTTTTGAACAGCAAGAAAGCATAATGAATCAAGAGGAAGTTATACAAATAGGTATAACCATAAGTGAGGTTCTCCACTATCTGCACACGAGAAAGCCGAATCCTATTATCTATCGAGATTTAAAACCAGCTAATATAATGATTACCAATGAAGGGGCGATTAAGTTAATTGATTTTGGAATCGCACGGAAATACGTACATAATCAGCTTAAGGATACAGTTCAAATTGGAACTGTTGGATTTGCTGCACCTGAACAATTTGAAAAAAGACAATCCGACGCTCGAACAGATCTTTTTTCTTTAGGGGCACTCATGTATTATCTATTGACTGGCGGTAGATATGTGTATATTTCACAAAAACCAGTTGGGGAGCTGCGAAAAGGTTTGACGAAGAGTTTAAAGCAATGCATCAAGTTGTTAGTCAAAACAAATCCGGACGACAGGGTGCAATCTGCAGACAAAACTAGGGAGCTGCTTATCAAGGCGAAGGAAGAAATTAAAAGAGCAACCACTATATTTGTCGGAACAGAATGGATGGCAGTGAAATATATTGTTGCAATTTCTTTCTTTTTGGGAGTTGTTTTATATATTATTAGTGATCAAATAAATCGTTAA